The following are from one region of the Fibrobacter sp. UWP2 genome:
- a CDS encoding TIGR02147 family protein, producing the protein MENYIDIYQFTHFRKYLEEYQAARVQKDPEFTRTGICNMLGLPKTRSYFADVLRGKKVSPRMVAKFIEILGLDRKAAKYFETMVQLDQAKTDTARKAAMDELLAQHPNPQHILNTDAYDYYNHWYNSALFAILDAMDVADDLAPVQKRIFPKVPIGKLKDSLALLERLGLARKNEEGFWKPTKESISSGPYNNAELVKQYQLQCFELSKQALITPPKQPTVMSTLTFSISSEAYKKLEEELQRFKANARRIIGEDKQKADGVYQMNLHLFSNLDPEGK; encoded by the coding sequence GTGGAAAACTATATAGACATCTACCAGTTCACGCACTTCCGCAAATACCTGGAAGAGTACCAGGCGGCGCGAGTCCAAAAGGACCCCGAATTCACGCGCACCGGAATCTGCAACATGCTCGGGCTCCCCAAGACCCGCAGCTACTTTGCCGACGTACTCCGCGGCAAAAAGGTCTCGCCCCGCATGGTGGCGAAGTTCATCGAGATTCTGGGGCTCGACCGCAAGGCCGCCAAATACTTCGAGACCATGGTCCAACTGGACCAGGCCAAGACGGACACCGCCCGCAAGGCCGCCATGGACGAGCTTCTGGCGCAGCACCCAAACCCACAGCACATTTTAAACACCGACGCCTACGACTATTACAACCACTGGTACAACAGCGCCCTCTTTGCCATCCTCGACGCCATGGACGTGGCCGATGACTTGGCGCCCGTTCAAAAGCGCATTTTCCCGAAGGTTCCCATAGGCAAACTCAAGGATTCCCTCGCCCTGCTCGAGAGGCTAGGGCTTGCCCGCAAAAACGAAGAAGGTTTTTGGAAACCCACCAAGGAGAGCATCAGCAGCGGGCCGTACAACAACGCGGAACTTGTAAAGCAGTACCAACTGCAATGCTTTGAGCTCTCGAAGCAGGCGCTCATTACACCGCCCAAGCAGCCGACAGTGATGTCCACCCTCACCTTCAGCATCTCCAGCGAGGCGTACAAAAAACTGGAAGAAGAGCTGCAGCGGTTCAAGGCGAACGCAAGGCGCATCATCGGCGAGGACAAGCAAAAGGCCGACGGAGTCTACCAAATGAATCTGCACCTGTTCTCGAATTTGGACCCGGAGGGGAAGTAA
- a CDS encoding GGDEF domain-containing protein: MQDIDQTIATPGKTLQFKKFELRPHLIVLYPQTQFKQIPLENGTVVLGRGQDADIKLDDELISRKHCSLSFDGKSVTVNDLGSTNGTFVDGQQVQKCTLETDNRLQIGKMVLKIDFKDRAEEEFDRELFEAATMDPLTKISNRRTFFDRALGELALARRNNFYVHTIMVDADHFKHVNDTWGHQAGDMVLKQIAHILKEEKRESDLLARYGGEEFVLLLAGVGPEDAKKSAERLRMAVERHRFCWNDVIVPVTISLGLASKLGAEVPTVEEMIAESDKLLYIAKEGGRNQVATT, encoded by the coding sequence ATGCAGGACATTGACCAGACCATCGCCACGCCGGGCAAAACGCTACAGTTCAAGAAATTCGAGCTCCGCCCGCACTTGATAGTCTTGTACCCCCAGACGCAGTTCAAGCAGATTCCGCTCGAGAACGGGACCGTTGTTTTGGGTCGCGGGCAGGATGCCGACATCAAGCTCGACGATGAACTAATCAGCCGCAAACACTGTTCTTTGTCCTTTGACGGTAAGTCGGTGACAGTCAATGACTTAGGGAGCACCAACGGAACTTTTGTGGATGGGCAGCAGGTACAAAAATGCACCCTGGAAACAGACAACCGGTTGCAAATTGGCAAGATGGTCCTGAAAATCGACTTCAAGGACCGCGCCGAAGAGGAATTCGACCGAGAGCTGTTCGAGGCGGCCACCATGGACCCGCTCACCAAGATCTCGAACCGCCGCACGTTCTTTGACCGCGCCCTCGGCGAACTCGCGCTTGCCCGCCGCAACAACTTTTATGTACACACCATCATGGTGGACGCCGACCACTTTAAGCACGTGAACGACACCTGGGGCCACCAGGCGGGCGACATGGTGCTCAAGCAAATCGCACACATCCTCAAAGAAGAAAAGCGCGAATCCGACCTGCTGGCACGCTACGGCGGCGAGGAATTCGTACTGCTCTTGGCGGGGGTCGGCCCCGAGGACGCCAAAAAAAGCGCCGAGCGCCTGCGCATGGCCGTGGAACGTCACCGCTTTTGCTGGAACGACGTCATTGTTCCGGTGACCATTTCCCTTGGGCTTGCAAGCAAACTCGGAGCCGAAGTCCCGACCGTCGAGGAGATGATCGCCGAGAGCGACAAGCTGCTCTACATCGCCAAGGAAGGCGGCCGCAATCAGGTCGCCACCACCTAA
- a CDS encoding SPOR domain-containing protein, producing MRKILIALSMIAFAWAGEPTDLDSLFRGKEYKPELKSSLRDTTMSQNAVGNKAAAKGKVSDGYYMLQFEAVADFDAAQRRRAQISASTGYAIQVVFDAPFYKLRGGGWTSKKAADDKARELSAYNINAFVVKIR from the coding sequence ATGCGTAAGATTTTGATCGCCCTATCGATGATTGCCTTTGCCTGGGCCGGCGAACCGACCGACCTGGATTCTCTTTTCCGCGGTAAGGAATACAAGCCTGAGCTTAAATCCTCCTTGAGGGATACCACCATGTCGCAGAATGCGGTGGGCAACAAGGCCGCTGCTAAGGGCAAGGTTTCGGACGGTTACTATATGCTTCAGTTCGAGGCTGTGGCTGATTTTGACGCTGCCCAACGCCGTAGGGCTCAGATCTCGGCAAGCACCGGCTACGCTATCCAGGTAGTGTTTGACGCCCCCTTCTATAAGCTCCGTGGCGGTGGATGGACGTCTAAGAAAGCCGCCGACGACAAGGCGCGCGAGCTTTCGGCGTACAACATCAACGCGTTTGTCGTGAAGATTCGATAA
- a CDS encoding DUF3320 domain-containing protein, whose translation MPQASPFEILNKICKESELFDSKDRLLNFSTKGDFQTPLRLESGDTFYEKWLQGKNQPTLESFMPVSQNFSAQQKIEMEEQFKAVLKTKAEDFLCSDLYLILGFLKWDGNALAPSLLVPLDVAPDQQTLTLGKQGPIENVILRDRLINTVTLPTVEDATLQGKFSILLYFSLFEKAIAQEKTWKFTRHGLCLAFFNTNRLRLKKRLKKGFDEKEANSPFLQSLLGDEGFQFKESVFEEADFDQVFNPADHHFLYPTDSHTNKVTIDALDEKSSAYAVQSLPGTSKYKVAANIVAESLSKNKRTLVVARRSISMQNFRAAFAPMFRSFSGPERDTIEKDLRDTREYFSSYYSIVNNDLPVAKAPLSDILDEFIRNPAVKAKIPDAVFQGVAELPYDKYMSIKATLEEIVSLYFKNNGIEARNAFKKIKVSSLDAKTKAKVAEDLNAAAAQVESLKPLISIFEESGLLPTGIYLSAFAELLNLIQVTFNQDTPEFEEWELRSNNWSAYQDTLKALPEAGDKWVRYRRQASDIYTDDAVDTNVLATREEFAESLKATLKGLSDHYRNSRKRLLKVIKNPKSVSSDMQLLDLIDSLIELQEDKRAYKDTSVLGNHLLGKDWLYEKSNWVELNQKIQYLYDFRETHKNDPHLDLLLLVLENWHKLKPELENFEKYSEILQALTYSVRSVSNNLALETPLESLSIDKWLDEIQAWNQNWDNLDIHIKISALINSLEAEGCTELAKYASNTSTIHKDFAKAFAHHWAASQVHAVTKKNPQMFSLDPKARHAKGKLYRAQMDQFSNANFREVHALVEAKPDMLTIASLEETFSLVAQHYDVAVILDADCISVAESFASICTAHKVILIGDPHMPSIEAQPFDAFRNILPRQSAFFQENILAAALRKGIPTREIWFCSLYNDISLVNFANDKIYNHGIKQLPMPNREKPRCENLMVVPDKVMAIAKAAVQHAEKHPGQTLGIIAFHQARCFEIEAAIKALVAKDSPAARYFGQTNPLISYYIKTPDRVIDKYRDVVMVCVEVDNSDKISADRKLSVCTTLAKQELMVFVSSNDLEKQKAAKSNLFWEWINHLQKKTEIELPVVEQTESKIRPQIIDALKEAGVIVENSFAPGGIAVGPVVVDANYSKRFLAVVEDDCTTERFRESVEDREYVRPSLLRQLGWKVLDIWQPLWFLSNQAEKEHLITTIAIEQSVAPPPPEDDVEGGSEEFFNQEPELDIKQYQVVNPKIEGTAHAKPIAELPAISIIAQLKFYVDHEAPIHEEILMRRLLELHGVDRAGPMILQALNDAVKLGFQKKKFIKTGKFFYSTKDLPVALRDRSTRPEYERKMAYVSPEERALLPASMDERTIKQTLGLLE comes from the coding sequence ATGCCGCAAGCTAGCCCCTTTGAAATTCTCAATAAGATTTGCAAAGAATCTGAACTCTTTGATTCCAAGGATCGTCTTTTGAATTTTTCTACCAAGGGGGATTTCCAAACTCCCTTGAGGCTTGAATCCGGCGACACCTTTTACGAAAAATGGCTCCAGGGCAAAAACCAGCCTACGCTGGAATCGTTTATGCCCGTAAGCCAGAACTTCTCGGCACAGCAAAAAATCGAGATGGAGGAACAGTTCAAGGCTGTCCTCAAGACCAAGGCCGAGGACTTCTTGTGCTCCGACCTGTACCTCATCCTCGGCTTCCTCAAATGGGACGGCAACGCGCTCGCCCCGAGCCTCCTGGTCCCGCTGGACGTAGCCCCGGATCAGCAAACGCTTACCCTGGGCAAGCAGGGACCTATCGAGAACGTCATCCTCAGGGACAGGCTCATCAACACGGTGACACTTCCCACGGTCGAGGACGCGACCCTCCAGGGCAAGTTCAGCATCCTCTTGTATTTCTCGCTTTTCGAGAAAGCCATCGCCCAAGAAAAGACTTGGAAGTTCACGCGGCACGGTCTATGCCTCGCGTTCTTCAACACCAACCGCCTCAGGCTCAAAAAGCGCCTCAAAAAAGGATTCGACGAAAAGGAAGCCAACTCCCCGTTCCTCCAATCGCTACTGGGCGACGAGGGTTTCCAATTCAAGGAATCCGTTTTTGAAGAAGCCGACTTTGACCAAGTTTTCAACCCGGCGGACCACCACTTTTTGTACCCCACGGATTCGCACACTAACAAGGTAACCATCGACGCCCTCGACGAGAAGTCCTCCGCCTACGCCGTGCAGTCGCTGCCAGGCACCTCCAAGTACAAGGTAGCAGCCAACATCGTCGCCGAGTCGCTCTCCAAGAACAAACGTACCCTGGTCGTTGCCCGCCGTTCCATTTCAATGCAGAACTTCCGTGCGGCGTTCGCCCCCATGTTCCGCTCGTTCAGCGGTCCAGAACGCGACACCATCGAAAAGGACCTGAGAGACACACGCGAGTATTTCTCGAGCTACTACAGCATCGTAAACAACGACCTCCCTGTGGCAAAAGCGCCCCTCTCCGACATACTGGACGAGTTCATCCGCAATCCCGCCGTCAAGGCAAAGATCCCGGACGCAGTGTTCCAAGGCGTGGCTGAACTCCCCTACGACAAGTACATGTCGATCAAGGCGACCCTCGAAGAAATAGTTTCCCTGTACTTCAAGAACAACGGTATCGAGGCGCGCAACGCATTCAAAAAAATCAAGGTCTCGTCGCTGGACGCCAAGACTAAGGCAAAGGTAGCCGAGGACCTCAACGCCGCAGCAGCCCAGGTCGAGAGCCTAAAGCCGCTCATCTCCATCTTTGAAGAATCCGGTCTTTTGCCCACAGGCATCTACCTGTCCGCCTTTGCCGAACTGCTCAACCTCATCCAGGTGACATTCAACCAGGACACTCCCGAATTCGAGGAATGGGAACTGCGTTCCAACAACTGGTCCGCTTACCAGGATACCCTCAAGGCTCTCCCCGAAGCCGGGGACAAGTGGGTCCGCTACCGCCGCCAGGCATCGGACATTTACACCGACGACGCGGTAGACACCAACGTTCTTGCCACACGCGAAGAATTCGCCGAGAGCCTGAAGGCGACTCTCAAGGGCCTATCTGACCACTACCGCAATTCGCGCAAGCGCTTGCTCAAGGTCATCAAGAACCCAAAGTCCGTTTCTTCGGATATGCAACTTTTGGACCTCATCGACTCGCTCATCGAGTTGCAAGAGGACAAGCGTGCCTACAAGGACACCTCCGTACTGGGCAACCACCTGTTGGGCAAGGACTGGCTCTACGAAAAATCCAACTGGGTTGAACTCAACCAAAAAATCCAGTACCTATACGACTTCCGCGAAACGCACAAAAACGACCCGCACCTGGATTTGCTCTTACTCGTTCTCGAAAACTGGCACAAGCTAAAGCCCGAACTCGAGAACTTTGAAAAATACAGTGAAATTTTGCAGGCATTGACGTACTCGGTACGCAGCGTCAGCAACAATCTCGCCCTTGAGACGCCGCTCGAATCCTTGAGCATCGACAAGTGGCTCGACGAAATCCAGGCCTGGAACCAGAACTGGGACAATCTCGACATTCACATTAAAATCTCGGCGCTCATCAATAGCTTGGAAGCTGAAGGTTGTACAGAACTCGCCAAGTACGCGAGCAACACCAGCACCATCCACAAGGATTTCGCCAAGGCTTTCGCGCACCACTGGGCAGCCTCGCAAGTGCACGCCGTTACCAAAAAGAACCCGCAAATGTTCTCGCTGGATCCCAAGGCACGGCACGCCAAGGGCAAACTCTACCGCGCGCAAATGGACCAGTTCAGCAACGCGAACTTCCGCGAGGTACATGCCCTGGTCGAAGCAAAACCCGACATGCTGACTATCGCCTCCCTCGAGGAGACCTTTAGTTTGGTGGCCCAGCATTACGATGTCGCCGTGATTCTCGACGCCGACTGCATCTCGGTTGCCGAGTCGTTTGCGTCGATTTGCACTGCACACAAAGTCATTTTGATTGGCGACCCGCACATGCCCTCTATCGAGGCGCAACCGTTCGACGCCTTCCGCAATATTTTGCCGCGCCAAAGCGCCTTCTTCCAAGAGAACATCCTGGCGGCGGCACTCCGCAAGGGCATCCCGACCCGCGAAATCTGGTTCTGCAGCCTTTACAACGACATTTCGCTGGTCAACTTCGCCAACGACAAAATTTACAACCACGGCATCAAGCAACTGCCCATGCCGAACCGCGAAAAGCCTCGGTGCGAAAACCTCATGGTTGTGCCAGACAAAGTCATGGCCATTGCCAAGGCGGCAGTGCAGCACGCCGAAAAGCACCCTGGTCAAACGCTAGGCATCATCGCCTTCCACCAGGCGCGCTGTTTCGAAATCGAGGCCGCCATCAAGGCGCTCGTCGCCAAGGACTCTCCGGCGGCACGTTACTTTGGTCAAACCAACCCGCTAATTAGCTATTACATCAAAACGCCGGATCGCGTCATCGACAAGTACCGCGACGTGGTGATGGTGTGCGTGGAAGTCGACAACAGCGACAAGATTTCTGCCGACCGCAAGCTCTCTGTTTGCACCACCTTGGCAAAGCAGGAGCTGATGGTATTCGTCTCTTCGAACGACCTCGAAAAGCAAAAGGCAGCCAAGTCGAACCTTTTTTGGGAATGGATTAACCACCTTCAAAAGAAAACCGAAATTGAGCTCCCCGTTGTGGAGCAAACCGAATCCAAGATTCGTCCGCAAATCATTGACGCACTCAAAGAAGCAGGTGTCATTGTCGAGAATTCCTTTGCCCCGGGCGGCATCGCCGTGGGGCCGGTCGTCGTGGACGCCAACTACTCCAAGCGTTTCCTCGCCGTGGTCGAGGATGACTGCACCACCGAACGTTTCCGCGAATCGGTCGAGGACCGCGAATACGTACGCCCGTCCCTGTTGCGCCAGCTGGGCTGGAAGGTCCTGGACATTTGGCAACCCCTGTGGTTCCTTTCGAACCAGGCCGAAAAAGAGCATCTGATAACGACTATCGCCATCGAGCAAAGCGTTGCCCCACCGCCACCCGAAGATGATGTCGAGGGCGGCAGTGAAGAATTCTTTAACCAGGAACCAGAACTCGACATTAAGCAATACCAGGTGGTGAACCCGAAAATCGAAGGTACAGCACACGCCAAGCCCATTGCCGAGTTGCCCGCCATTTCGATTATTGCTCAGCTCAAGTTCTATGTGGACCACGAGGCTCCCATCCACGAAGAGATCCTTATGCGGCGCCTGCTTGAATTGCACGGCGTGGACCGCGCTGGCCCCATGATTTTGCAAGCTTTGAACGACGCCGTCAAGCTCGGCTTCCAAAAGAAGAAATTCATTAAAACTGGCAAGTTCTTCTACTCTACAAAAGACCTGCCCGTCGCTTTACGCGATCGCAGCACCCGCCCCGAGTACGAGCGCAAAATGGCTTACGTCTCTCCCGAAGAGAGGGCGCTTTTGCCCGCCTCCATGGACGAGCGCACCATCAAGCAGACCCTTGGCCTGCTTGAGTAA
- a CDS encoding fibro-slime domain-containing protein, which translates to MMILLAGVQGVWAQCEGMAYIRVPSTWPDVNIYYGNTENKILASALDAETGYYIVNLETITGNASASFIVYTTSDSVAIDYPGVRSINKTTYDKIVAGRPGGSPDIGIACPGAGATVYITDNALNPGTTYTGSTPPDSKFFYALVPDEKEWQSDEVMISYTNARGVKKDTAMTPSQEMCGWVGMVFEEAPEDVVLYLKNKPEVQLGRNGLWGAEEVATPVNLKMLYDAFSTDKLYFIPDDNDWIDDQSQGWYTIDPGVPEPGDNSRCTFNLAAVIYDTDGSVNPLFTDDGDDTGFGSCTGVRHGIVMTDLGADGKPQFNASNAYAIKCFGNATNFATLFNYTQGKNEVQCYDMPFRRYGTDTRWGFDSDSMITNDLIGGFSPLENSTDAGVVNGWGPLAVARTKRPAAGPVPNTAETTLGTPLDYYCSTPGWSVTDGAKSDCEGLFANGDEVPVGKIWCWGRYCDPNFMRWGARSDYATDEKRNQHFCFESHATFTYNESQEFTFRGDDDIWVFINKKIAVDNGGAHLAAPGHVVLKNLNRTYGDGFLVPGQDYPIDIFFCDRRTTMSNVIIKTNMYIKQSTGLDFDMEKVANDGLKMNLCVETTGGGDCASIALGQSGSVGEQSTIECGDKISATVNYTIKKRNGDDIPGGGVLTPGVVNKGGIDLTNPKAPVVYPDKITLPPGSYRLYVEVNGKTTYYNFKVKGSTNVITEDVVFVNTDNEEAAYPTGTKWEYKDKALAGNRIPLYISAPMDGDVDLFSAAGQPYTLSATAGVNIFDSETGTTQIASLSRVINATGIDTLWVTIPLATLGTEPVKTCTLSVAPATKAVFSFYAPTIQFATPASTDPTTGEVLTWNPSIGDPDVDESGEEYFHWVGSDVDLYLIATDPITNSLCVDCNFPIAIVAKSDGIVTPYGDPVFANGVAVATIRSNKKIASPDAGVITVASLDNASIADAYGNMHFYPPPAPMPVVADIFDVYGKVSEKEMEIPSPYYAKEQKYLDGFGDSIAITYDRPIDPDSVPSFVCINFDDDNLKKINPFAMGLSSNPKDSVLFCSHTFDAAAVQAAYAKSLDHVSIGFSLGENEAFSSKVKTKVKGGATPNKVASFTQYKWKGKEVKASFGQNMTDRIAPIILSAQVMPSADGSDLDVMTVVLSEPAVLNSSYSMEGFQFYLNTATELGASARYRAAVSKTGFTTAKDTVKILFTNNDVQRPSPHVGDYVRFRVAADEVLWSDTVSIAETAVLRPTADASYTWNSPTDYDPQLNRGNRLPSPWVLIEGAAELNDASINIAMSDPEKAKGPSFEATFIPAKWNLDSVKVNFPNTLGKFLKMDMKSLWKSKEIYANVKPQDVYFYYEMDVFTNLGAFVVHKDEKILCTDEKYFGEGKTCFDENKNVYISWNMTAQNNRMVGSGAYIVKWSSYVNLGAFGKQNKQSSGSSAEVWGVRHGKTKK; encoded by the coding sequence ATGATGATTCTCCTTGCAGGGGTGCAAGGAGTCTGGGCTCAGTGTGAAGGTATGGCCTATATTCGCGTGCCGTCCACTTGGCCAGATGTAAACATTTACTATGGTAACACAGAAAACAAAATCCTTGCTTCCGCGTTGGATGCGGAAACTGGTTACTACATAGTAAACCTCGAAACCATTACGGGTAACGCATCGGCTTCGTTCATTGTTTATACGACCTCGGACAGTGTCGCTATTGACTACCCTGGCGTGCGAAGCATCAACAAGACTACTTACGACAAGATTGTCGCGGGTCGTCCCGGTGGATCTCCCGATATAGGCATTGCATGCCCGGGTGCCGGAGCAACGGTTTATATCACAGACAACGCACTTAATCCGGGTACTACCTATACTGGTTCGACTCCGCCCGATTCGAAGTTCTTCTATGCCCTCGTTCCCGACGAAAAGGAATGGCAGTCTGATGAAGTCATGATTAGCTACACGAATGCTAGGGGCGTTAAGAAGGATACCGCTATGACTCCCTCGCAAGAAATGTGCGGCTGGGTGGGCATGGTCTTCGAAGAAGCTCCTGAGGATGTGGTTCTCTACCTCAAGAACAAGCCCGAGGTGCAGCTGGGTCGCAACGGCCTATGGGGCGCCGAAGAAGTCGCTACGCCGGTGAACCTCAAGATGCTCTACGATGCGTTCTCCACCGACAAGCTTTATTTTATCCCCGACGACAACGACTGGATTGACGACCAGAGCCAGGGTTGGTATACAATCGACCCGGGTGTTCCTGAACCTGGTGACAATTCTCGATGCACATTCAACCTTGCCGCTGTGATTTACGATACCGACGGCAGCGTGAACCCGTTGTTCACGGACGATGGCGACGATACTGGCTTTGGTTCTTGCACGGGTGTGCGTCACGGTATTGTGATGACGGACTTGGGTGCCGACGGCAAGCCCCAGTTCAATGCTTCCAACGCCTACGCCATCAAGTGCTTTGGCAATGCGACGAACTTTGCTACCCTCTTCAACTACACGCAGGGCAAGAACGAAGTGCAGTGCTACGACATGCCCTTCCGCCGCTACGGTACCGATACTCGTTGGGGCTTTGACTCCGACTCCATGATTACCAACGATTTGATTGGCGGCTTCTCTCCGCTTGAAAACAGCACCGATGCCGGTGTGGTCAATGGCTGGGGCCCCCTTGCGGTTGCCCGTACCAAGAGACCTGCTGCGGGTCCTGTGCCGAACACTGCCGAAACGACTCTCGGCACGCCCCTCGATTATTATTGCTCCACTCCGGGCTGGTCTGTGACCGATGGCGCCAAGAGTGACTGCGAAGGCTTGTTCGCGAATGGCGACGAAGTCCCCGTGGGCAAGATCTGGTGCTGGGGACGCTACTGCGACCCCAACTTTATGCGTTGGGGCGCCCGCTCCGACTATGCGACCGACGAGAAGCGCAACCAGCATTTCTGCTTTGAATCCCATGCCACGTTTACTTACAACGAAAGCCAGGAATTCACCTTCCGCGGTGACGACGACATTTGGGTGTTCATTAACAAGAAGATTGCTGTGGACAACGGTGGCGCCCACCTTGCCGCACCGGGTCACGTGGTGCTCAAGAACTTGAACAGGACCTATGGTGATGGCTTCCTGGTTCCTGGACAGGATTACCCGATTGACATCTTCTTCTGCGACCGCCGTACTACGATGAGTAACGTCATTATCAAGACGAACATGTACATCAAGCAATCCACCGGTCTTGATTTTGATATGGAGAAAGTGGCTAATGACGGCTTGAAGATGAACCTTTGCGTTGAAACTACCGGTGGTGGCGACTGCGCCTCGATCGCACTCGGCCAGAGTGGTTCTGTTGGCGAACAGTCGACCATTGAATGCGGTGACAAGATTTCGGCAACCGTCAATTACACCATCAAGAAGCGTAACGGCGACGACATTCCGGGCGGTGGTGTTTTGACCCCGGGTGTTGTTAACAAGGGCGGCATCGACCTCACAAATCCGAAGGCTCCGGTGGTTTACCCCGACAAGATTACCCTGCCTCCGGGCTCCTATCGCTTGTACGTCGAGGTGAACGGCAAGACGACTTATTACAACTTCAAGGTCAAGGGTAGCACTAATGTGATTACCGAAGACGTGGTGTTCGTCAATACCGATAACGAAGAAGCGGCGTACCCGACGGGCACCAAGTGGGAATATAAAGACAAGGCCCTTGCTGGCAATCGCATCCCGCTGTACATCTCGGCTCCCATGGATGGAGACGTCGACTTGTTCTCTGCGGCAGGTCAGCCTTATACGCTCTCGGCTACCGCCGGTGTGAACATATTTGATTCTGAAACGGGCACGACGCAAATTGCCAGCTTGTCCCGAGTGATTAATGCCACGGGTATCGATACCCTCTGGGTAACGATTCCGCTTGCCACTTTGGGTACGGAACCGGTAAAGACTTGTACCTTGTCTGTTGCCCCGGCAACCAAGGCCGTGTTCAGCTTCTATGCCCCGACAATCCAGTTCGCCACCCCGGCTTCGACCGACCCGACAACGGGCGAGGTGCTGACTTGGAATCCGTCTATTGGGGACCCGGACGTGGATGAGTCTGGTGAAGAATACTTCCACTGGGTGGGCTCCGATGTGGACCTCTACCTCATTGCGACTGACCCGATTACCAATAGCCTTTGCGTGGATTGCAACTTCCCGATTGCGATTGTCGCGAAATCGGATGGCATTGTAACGCCTTACGGTGACCCGGTATTCGCGAATGGTGTGGCAGTTGCGACAATTCGCTCCAACAAGAAAATTGCCTCCCCCGATGCAGGCGTGATTACGGTGGCCAGCTTGGATAATGCGAGCATTGCCGATGCCTATGGCAACATGCACTTCTATCCGCCTCCGGCACCTATGCCGGTTGTGGCCGACATCTTTGACGTTTACGGCAAGGTCTCCGAAAAGGAAATGGAAATCCCGAGCCCGTACTATGCCAAGGAACAAAAGTACCTGGATGGCTTTGGCGACTCCATCGCCATTACCTATGACCGTCCCATTGATCCTGACTCTGTGCCCAGCTTCGTTTGCATTAACTTCGATGACGATAACCTCAAAAAGATCAACCCGTTTGCGATGGGACTTTCGTCTAACCCGAAGGATTCTGTGCTGTTCTGCTCTCATACATTTGATGCTGCCGCCGTGCAGGCCGCCTATGCCAAGAGCTTGGACCATGTTTCCATTGGCTTTAGCTTGGGTGAAAATGAAGCGTTCTCTTCTAAGGTCAAAACGAAAGTGAAGGGCGGTGCTACTCCCAATAAGGTGGCTTCGTTCACGCAGTATAAGTGGAAGGGCAAGGAAGTCAAGGCTTCGTTCGGACAGAACATGACTGACCGTATTGCTCCGATTATCCTTTCTGCCCAGGTGATGCCTTCTGCTGATGGTAGCGACCTTGACGTGATGACTGTGGTGCTCTCTGAACCGGCAGTTTTGAACAGCAGCTATAGTATGGAAGGCTTCCAGTTCTACCTGAACACGGCAACGGAACTCGGCGCTTCGGCTCGCTACAGGGCTGCAGTTTCCAAGACCGGCTTTACGACCGCAAAGGATACGGTGAAGATCCTCTTTACGAACAATGATGTTCAGAGACCTTCTCCGCACGTAGGTGACTATGTCCGCTTCCGCGTTGCTGCTGATGAGGTCCTGTGGTCCGATACCGTAAGTATCGCCGAGACTGCAGTTCTCCGTCCCACTGCGGATGCCTCTTATACCTGGAACTCTCCGACGGATTACGACCCGCAACTCAACAGGGGCAATCGCTTGCCGAGCCCGTGGGTGCTTATTGAAGGTGCCGCAGAACTTAACGACGCCTCCATCAACATCGCCATGTCTGACCCTGAAAAGGCGAAGGGACCGTCGTTTGAAGCGACCTTCATTCCGGCCAAGTGGAACCTGGACTCTGTGAAGGTCAACTTCCCCAATACTTTGGGCAAGTTCCTTAAGATGGACATGAAGTCCTTGTGGAAGTCCAAGGAAATCTATGCCAATGTGAAGCCTCAGGACGTGTACTTCTACTACGAAATGGATGTGTTCACCAACCTGGGTGCCTTCGTGGTCCACAAGGACGAAAAGATCCTTTGCACCGACGAGAAGTACTTTGGTGAGGGCAAGACCTGCTTTGACGAAAACAAGAACGTATACATTTCTTGGAACATGACGGCTCAGAATAACCGTATGGTGGGTTCCGGCGCTTACATTGTGAAGTGGAGCTCCTATGTCAATCTAGGTGCCTTCGGCAAGCAGAACAAGCAGTCTTCCGGCTCCTCGGCCGAAGTCTGGGGTGTTCGTCACGGCAAGACCAAGAAGTAG